Genomic window (Spirosoma sp. KCTC 42546):
TCGACCAGTTTTTTGTGTTTACGGGCCAGTGGCTTTCTGTTAATGATAAGTACCTCGGTAACTGTGGGGTTTTCCAGACAAACCAGCAAAACCCCTTCGCCTACTAATCCGGTAGCCCCCGTAATGATTAGTCTCATGGTTGTTTAGTTGACAATACCTAATTTGATTAAACTAGTGGCAGTCGCTACAATGGCTTCTTCGGTAGAACGAGGCTTCCAGCCTAATCGGGTAATGGCTTTTTCGCTGCTGGCTTGTTTGACCATGCCCAAATAAGGGATAACCGCTTTCAATTTCGGATTGAATCGGGCCAATAGTTTAATGAGCCAATTCGGCAATTCTCGGGTTGGCACTTTCGCTGCTTTTTGACCCAGATTTTTCCGCAGCACATTCGCTATGTCCAAAACCGAATACCCTTCTCCGGCAACGGCGATAAAGCGTTGTCCGTTTGCCTGAGGCAGGGTCATGGCTTTCAGATGCAGGTCGGCAACATCCCGCACATCCACGTAGCCCGAAATTAGTTTAGGACAGGCTTTTATCTCCCCATTCAGCATTTGTTTAATCGTGTGAATGGAATGTGAAAAATCGCTTGATAAAACGGGACCCAACACACCTGTGGGATTGACTACAGCCAGCTCCATACCAGCGCCTTCTTCTTTTATAAACGCCCAGGCTGCTTTTTCAGAAATCGTTTTTGACCGTTGATAAGGCGCCACGCTGTCATTCAGCACCGTCCAGTCTTCCTCCGTGTAGGGCGTAGTTTTTACCGTACCCATACCCACTGCACCAAACGCCGACGTGAGCACCACGCGCTTGACGCCCGCTTTTTTGGCCGCACGCAAAACGAATAGCACGCCGTTTTTTGCCGGGATAACGAAATCGTCATCGGTTTTTGCCTCCGTAAGTGGAGTTGGCGAAGCTACGTGAATCACATACTGGCAACCTACGATTGCTTTTTCCCAGCTCGATTCATTCTCTAAATCGGCTTCGACAAAGGTTAAATCGTCAACTGAGTTAAGTCCCCCTTCTTTCAGCATTTGTTTTACCAGTTCAGCTTTTTTAAGCGAGCGCAGCGTGACTCTTACGTTATACCCAT
Coding sequences:
- a CDS encoding aldehyde reductase; amino-acid sequence: MENKQTVLVSGGSGFIASYCIIALLRNGYNVRVTLRSLKKAELVKQMLKEGGLNSVDDLTFVEADLENESSWEKAIVGCQYVIHVASPTPLTEAKTDDDFVIPAKNGVLFVLRAAKKAGVKRVVLTSAFGAVGMGTVKTTPYTEEDWTVLNDSVAPYQRSKTISEKAAWAFIKEEGAGMELAVVNPTGVLGPVLSSDFSHSIHTIKQMLNGEIKACPKLISGYVDVRDVADLHLKAMTLPQANGQRFIAVAGEGYSVLDIANVLRKNLGQKAAKVPTRELPNWLIKLLARFNPKLKAVIPYLGMVKQASSEKAITRLGWKPRSTEEAIVATATSLIKLGIVN